The following are from one region of the Pectobacterium actinidiae genome:
- the rplY gene encoding 50S ribosomal protein L25: MITIKAEARQGQGKGASRRLRSTGKFPAIVYGGSEAPVSIELDHDSVKNQEVKEGFYGETLILSIDGKEVQVKVQAVQRHVYKPKLTHIDFVRV; the protein is encoded by the coding sequence ATGATTACTATCAAAGCAGAAGCACGTCAAGGTCAGGGTAAGGGTGCGAGCCGCCGCCTGCGTTCAACTGGTAAATTCCCAGCCATCGTTTACGGTGGTTCAGAAGCACCAGTATCTATCGAACTGGATCACGATTCAGTGAAAAACCAAGAAGTGAAAGAAGGCTTCTACGGTGAAACACTGATTCTGTCCATCGATGGCAAAGAAGTTCAAGTTAAAGTTCAGGCTGTACAACGTCACGTTTACAAGCCAAAACTGACTCACATCGACTTCGTTCGCGTTTAG
- a CDS encoding TOPRIM and DUF927 domain-containing protein, whose protein sequence is MRNIDFIRKVSAAAGGRWPDVLSQLGIEVPRHPTTLTPCPACGGTDRFQFDNLEGRGTWHCRHCEPEAGDGLALVMNVRQCAAMDAAQLVAEVLGIDARTWEQPTRQSEPPAENNGRSSSVDEKAQRFAARLATLTAQAQPGESAYLAGKGLTGFSYSLLSDGSLLLVLQDANGAAIAAQTIKPDGNKRLMTDSAKRGAYHVVNASEQPDTVIIGEGLATALSAHLMRPDALTIAAIDAGNMVPVAKTMRALYPNAQIIFAADNDIVAGKPNAGKDWAEKAAREVNGWVALPPTSEKADWDDYRQQHGLTAATQAFADSLYPVPSGDKPTRDDPLKPRVESRKDGVFWLTPKVDKDSGEVINNESWLCSALNVVGIGRDEKDQYLILRWRAIGANVDTTQAIPLADIGEREGWRTLKNGGVNVTTKNSLRAILADWLQRSAVHEIWHIAHATGWQCGAYIMPDGEIIGQPDRPVLFNGRSSAAAGYTVKGTAESWRHSIARLVDGNYSMMTGIAAALSAPLIGLSGSDGFGIHFYEQSSAGKTTAANVSASLYGNPDLLRLTWYGTALGLANEAAAHNDGLMPLDEVGQGADPVSVAQAAYALFNGVGKLQGAKEGGNRDLKRWRTVAISTGEMDLETFIASVGRKTKAGQLVRLLNIPLSKAIRFHEHSNGKQHADALKDAYQQHYGAAGREWIKYLADHPQQAIEAVRAAEMRWRGLIPSDYGEQVHRVAARFAVMEAALSLGKVITGWDEQTCRDAIQHSFNAWVREFGTGNKEHQQIIEQCEAFLNACGLSRFAPLPYDSASLPIRDLAGYRDRGKHDDSPMVFYTFPAAFEGEIAKGFNAKQFAEILRGAGMLTPPTSGRGYQRKSPRIDGRQINVYVLQYRPEDDQPE, encoded by the coding sequence ATGCGTAATATCGATTTTATTCGCAAGGTATCCGCCGCTGCTGGTGGACGCTGGCCTGATGTGCTTTCTCAATTGGGGATCGAGGTTCCCCGTCATCCAACAACGCTAACCCCTTGCCCGGCCTGTGGCGGTACCGATCGCTTTCAGTTCGATAATCTGGAAGGGCGCGGGACATGGCATTGCCGCCACTGTGAGCCGGAAGCCGGTGACGGGCTGGCGCTGGTGATGAACGTTCGCCAGTGTGCCGCAATGGATGCGGCGCAACTGGTGGCGGAGGTGTTGGGTATCGATGCCCGAACATGGGAACAACCCACCCGCCAGAGTGAACCGCCAGCGGAAAATAACGGGCGTTCTTCTTCCGTTGACGAAAAAGCCCAGCGCTTTGCCGCACGGCTGGCGACGCTGACTGCACAGGCACAGCCGGGGGAGTCTGCTTATCTGGCTGGGAAAGGGTTAACCGGGTTTTCTTATTCGCTGCTGTCTGATGGCTCCCTGCTGCTGGTGTTACAGGACGCGAACGGTGCCGCCATCGCCGCACAGACAATAAAACCCGATGGTAATAAGCGGCTGATGACGGATTCCGCCAAACGTGGGGCATATCACGTTGTTAATGCCTCAGAACAGCCCGATACGGTGATTATTGGTGAGGGACTGGCGACTGCGTTAAGTGCTCACCTGATGCGCCCTGATGCGCTGACCATCGCCGCTATCGATGCAGGCAACATGGTGCCGGTCGCAAAGACGATGCGTGCTCTGTATCCCAATGCGCAAATCATCTTTGCCGCGGATAACGACATCGTGGCAGGTAAGCCGAACGCGGGGAAAGACTGGGCAGAGAAAGCCGCCCGTGAGGTGAACGGCTGGGTAGCCCTACCGCCCACCAGCGAAAAAGCCGACTGGGACGATTACCGCCAGCAACACGGACTGACCGCCGCGACACAGGCGTTTGCCGATTCGCTCTATCCGGTGCCTAGCGGTGATAAACCGACACGTGACGACCCGTTAAAGCCGCGTGTTGAGAGCCGCAAAGATGGCGTTTTCTGGCTGACGCCCAAAGTAGACAAAGACAGCGGCGAGGTGATCAACAACGAAAGCTGGCTATGCTCCGCACTAAACGTGGTGGGCATTGGTCGGGATGAAAAAGACCAGTATCTGATACTGCGCTGGCGGGCAATCGGCGCAAACGTGGATACCACGCAGGCTATTCCTCTGGCTGATATCGGTGAACGCGAAGGCTGGCGAACGCTGAAAAACGGCGGCGTGAATGTCACCACCAAAAACAGCCTGAGGGCGATACTGGCCGACTGGCTCCAGCGCAGCGCCGTGCATGAGATTTGGCATATCGCCCATGCCACAGGCTGGCAGTGTGGTGCCTACATCATGCCCGACGGTGAAATTATCGGACAACCCGACAGGCCGGTACTGTTCAACGGTCGCAGCTCTGCGGCGGCGGGCTACACCGTCAAAGGCACCGCTGAAAGCTGGCGTCACAGCATTGCGCGGCTGGTGGACGGCAACTATTCCATGATGACCGGCATAGCGGCGGCGTTATCCGCTCCGCTTATTGGGCTATCGGGTTCGGACGGGTTCGGTATCCATTTCTATGAGCAATCCAGTGCCGGTAAGACCACGGCAGCGAATGTCTCCGCCAGTCTGTACGGCAACCCCGATTTACTGCGCCTGACGTGGTACGGCACTGCGCTGGGGCTGGCGAACGAAGCCGCCGCCCACAATGATGGCCTGATGCCACTGGATGAAGTGGGACAAGGCGCTGACCCGGTGAGCGTGGCACAAGCCGCCTATGCCCTGTTTAACGGCGTGGGCAAGCTACAGGGAGCCAAAGAAGGCGGCAACCGGGATTTAAAACGCTGGCGCACGGTGGCGATCAGTACCGGCGAAATGGATTTGGAAACCTTCATTGCCAGTGTGGGCAGAAAGACTAAAGCCGGGCAACTGGTACGCCTGCTGAATATCCCGTTAAGCAAGGCTATACGCTTTCATGAACACAGCAACGGCAAACAACACGCCGATGCGCTGAAAGATGCCTACCAGCAGCACTACGGCGCAGCCGGTCGAGAATGGATCAAGTACCTTGCCGACCACCCGCAACAGGCTATCGAGGCCGTGAGAGCCGCCGAAATGCGCTGGCGTGGGTTAATTCCATCTGACTATGGCGAACAGGTTCACCGCGTGGCCGCACGCTTTGCCGTGATGGAGGCCGCGCTATCGCTGGGTAAGGTTATCACTGGCTGGGATGAGCAAACGTGCCGCGACGCGATACAGCACAGCTTCAATGCCTGGGTGCGTGAATTCGGTACCGGCAACAAAGAACACCAGCAGATTATCGAACAGTGCGAAGCGTTCCTGAATGCGTGTGGGTTAAGCCGGTTCGCGCCATTGCCTTACGATAGTGCCAGCCTGCCTATTCGGGATTTAGCCGGATACCGTGACCGCGGCAAACACGACGATTCACCGATGGTGTTCTACACCTTCCCCGCCGCGTTTGAGGGCGAAATTGCCAAAGGGTTTAACGCCAAACAGTTTGCCGAAATCCTGCGCGGTGCGGGCATGTTGACCCCGCCCACCAGCGGGCGCGGCTATCAGCGTAAGTCTCCGCGTATTGATGGGCGACAGATAAACGTCTACGTCCTTCAGTATCGCCCGGAAGACGACCAGCCAGAATAG
- the yejK gene encoding nucleoid-associated protein YejK, translated as MSLDIAQIALHQLIKRDEQTLEMVLRDSLLSTNAAVEEMMAELHRVYSAKSKAYGLFNEQSELADALRACRKGDEDFLSFSRAATGRLRDELAKYPFAEGGIVLFCQYRYLAVEYLLISVLNSCNSMRVNEQLDISTTHYLDINHADIVARIDLTEWETNPESTRYLTFLKGRVGRKVSDFFMDFLAASEGLDTKAQNRCLLKAVDEYCDDAQLDKNERQNYRQQVYSYCNEQLQSGEEIELASLSQELPPLGEKTFQQFSADQGYELEDSFPADRGTLRQLTKFAGSGGGISLNFDALLLGERIFWDPATDTLTIKGTPPNLRDQLQRRTSSGK; from the coding sequence ATGAGTCTGGATATCGCCCAGATTGCCCTGCATCAGCTAATTAAACGTGACGAACAAACGCTGGAAATGGTGTTGCGTGATTCCCTGTTGTCGACCAATGCGGCAGTAGAGGAGATGATGGCTGAATTGCATCGCGTCTACAGCGCCAAGAGTAAGGCCTATGGGTTGTTTAATGAGCAAAGCGAGCTGGCGGATGCGCTGCGGGCTTGTCGCAAAGGGGATGAGGACTTTCTGAGTTTCTCACGCGCCGCGACCGGACGCTTGCGTGATGAGCTGGCGAAGTACCCGTTTGCCGAAGGCGGTATCGTGTTGTTCTGCCAGTATCGTTATCTGGCGGTCGAGTATTTACTGATATCGGTGCTCAATAGCTGCAACAGTATGCGAGTTAATGAACAGCTGGATATCAGCACCACGCACTATCTGGATATCAATCATGCCGATATCGTTGCGCGTATCGATTTGACGGAATGGGAAACCAATCCAGAATCGACGCGCTATCTGACGTTCCTCAAAGGCCGCGTCGGGCGCAAAGTATCTGACTTCTTCATGGATTTTCTGGCCGCGTCAGAAGGGCTGGACACCAAAGCACAAAATCGTTGCTTGCTGAAAGCGGTCGATGAGTATTGTGACGACGCGCAGTTAGATAAAAACGAGCGCCAGAATTATCGTCAACAGGTCTATAGCTACTGCAATGAGCAATTGCAATCCGGCGAGGAAATCGAGCTGGCGTCGCTGTCGCAGGAGTTGCCACCGCTGGGCGAGAAGACTTTCCAGCAGTTTTCTGCCGATCAGGGTTATGAACTGGAAGATAGCTTCCCAGCCGATCGCGGGACATTGCGCCAGTTGACCAAATTTGCGGGTAGCGGCGGCGGCATCAGCCTGAATTTTGATGCGCTATTGCTCGGTGAGCGCATTTTCTGGGATCCGGCGACGGATACGTTGACGATTAAAGGCACGCCGCCGAATCTGCGCGATCAGTTACAGCGCCGGACGAGTAGCGGTAAGTAG
- the yejM gene encoding LPS biosynthesis-modulating metalloenzyme YejM encodes MVTNRQRYREKVSQMISWGHWFALFNILLTLGLGSRYLFVADWPTSLFGRLYALVSWLGHFSFIVFAAYLLVIFPLTFIVMSQRLLRFLSAALATAGLTILLVDVEVFTRFHLHLNSTVWELVVNPGQGEIARDWQWMFIGIPLIFMAEMLFGTWSWQKLRSLNRRHFGKPLAGVFISAFFASHLMYIWADANFYRPITMQRANLPLSYPMTARRFLEKHGLLDAQEYQRRLTQQGNPEAMTVEYPLNNITFRDSGSGYNLLMVMIDDTQPDAIQNRMPNLSRFAAENVRFSDHYDSGSQPDAALFNLFYGLSTTYMDGILGARKPSALITALSQQGYQFGLFSANGFNSPLYRQALLSDFSLPAPQQQGGDAIITQWQEWLNRDNTPAPWFSYVELSSTPKSAAGKEADSNSRVNIQDVDRQIGQIIRTLEEKNILDKTVVIVTTAQNQNADTSNSARFARTQWQTPLIVHWPNTPAQTITKMTDNKDVMTTLMQRLLHVKNSTDDYSQGEDLFSAQRRYPWLINGDGGTLLITTPDQLIILESNGNYRAYDMEGNRLNDEKPQLALLLQVLTNERRFIAN; translated from the coding sequence ATGGTAACCAACCGTCAGCGCTACCGCGAAAAAGTCTCCCAGATGATCAGTTGGGGACACTGGTTCGCCTTATTCAACATTTTGCTCACTTTGGGGCTGGGTAGCCGCTACCTGTTTGTTGCCGATTGGCCGACCTCCCTGTTCGGTCGGCTTTACGCGCTGGTTAGCTGGCTTGGTCATTTTAGCTTTATCGTCTTTGCCGCCTATCTGCTGGTCATCTTCCCACTCACGTTTATTGTGATGTCACAGCGCCTGCTACGGTTCCTGTCTGCGGCGCTGGCAACAGCCGGGCTAACGATACTGTTAGTCGATGTTGAAGTCTTTACGCGTTTTCACCTGCACCTCAACAGCACCGTTTGGGAACTCGTCGTTAACCCAGGACAGGGTGAAATCGCCCGCGACTGGCAGTGGATGTTTATCGGCATTCCTTTGATTTTCATGGCGGAAATGCTGTTTGGCACGTGGAGCTGGCAAAAATTACGCAGTCTGAATCGCCGCCATTTTGGCAAACCGCTGGCGGGTGTTTTCATCTCTGCGTTCTTCGCGTCGCACCTGATGTACATTTGGGCCGATGCGAATTTCTATCGCCCGATTACCATGCAGCGCGCCAATTTGCCACTGTCTTATCCGATGACGGCACGTCGATTCCTGGAAAAACATGGTCTGCTGGATGCACAGGAATATCAGCGTCGCCTGACGCAGCAAGGTAATCCTGAAGCCATGACGGTGGAATATCCGCTCAATAACATTACCTTCCGCGATAGCGGTAGCGGCTACAACCTGCTGATGGTGATGATTGACGATACACAACCCGACGCGATACAAAACCGAATGCCGAACCTCTCGCGTTTCGCCGCAGAAAACGTGCGCTTCAGCGACCATTACGATTCAGGTTCTCAGCCAGACGCGGCCTTATTTAACCTGTTTTACGGCCTCTCGACGACCTATATGGATGGTATTCTGGGCGCGCGTAAACCTTCTGCCTTAATCACCGCATTAAGCCAACAGGGTTATCAGTTCGGGCTATTTTCGGCGAACGGCTTCAATAGCCCGCTCTATCGTCAGGCGCTGCTTTCTGATTTCTCCTTACCTGCGCCGCAGCAGCAAGGCGGCGATGCGATCATTACACAATGGCAGGAATGGCTTAATCGTGATAATACTCCAGCCCCTTGGTTCTCTTACGTTGAACTGAGCAGCACGCCGAAAAGTGCAGCGGGCAAAGAGGCTGATTCAAACAGTCGAGTAAATATTCAGGACGTTGACCGGCAGATTGGCCAAATCATTCGCACGTTGGAGGAAAAAAACATTCTGGATAAGACGGTCGTCATCGTGACAACGGCACAAAACCAGAATGCCGATACTAGCAACTCGGCACGTTTTGCCCGAACCCAGTGGCAAACGCCGCTCATTGTTCATTGGCCGAACACGCCTGCGCAGACCATTACCAAAATGACGGACAACAAAGACGTCATGACCACGCTGATGCAGCGCCTGCTCCATGTTAAAAACAGTACGGATGATTATTCACAGGGTGAAGACCTGTTCTCTGCTCAGCGACGCTATCCGTGGTTGATTAACGGCGACGGCGGCACACTGCTCATCACGACACCGGATCAGCTCATCATATTGGAAAGCAACGGAAACTACCGGGCTTACGATATGGAAGGAAATCGGCTGAATGATGAAAAACCGCAGCTTGCCCTACTCTTGCAGGTACTAACGAACGAAAGACGCTTTATTGCCAACTAA
- a CDS encoding helix-turn-helix transcriptional regulator has protein sequence MAPAERKILLKKEVKAILRLKSDSAFQDMINAGEFPKGFRIGMRRVGWFEDEVNAWLNQRIAERDQMTGA, from the coding sequence ATGGCACCAGCAGAAAGAAAAATCCTACTGAAAAAAGAAGTTAAGGCGATTCTGCGTCTTAAATCTGATAGCGCATTTCAGGACATGATAAACGCTGGAGAGTTTCCCAAAGGCTTCCGTATTGGTATGCGTCGCGTTGGCTGGTTTGAGGATGAAGTTAATGCCTGGTTGAATCAACGTATTGCAGAACGCGATCAGATGACGGGGGCATGA
- a CDS encoding YejL family protein, protein MPQSSRYSDEHVEQLLSEMVNVLEKHHAPTDLALMVLGNMVTNLINTSIAPAQRQVLARSFAEALQASIKKADKAH, encoded by the coding sequence ATGCCACAATCATCCCGTTATAGTGACGAACACGTTGAACAACTGCTTTCTGAGATGGTCAATGTTCTGGAAAAGCACCACGCCCCAACCGATCTTGCTTTGATGGTGCTCGGTAACATGGTGACGAACCTGATTAACACCAGCATCGCGCCTGCACAACGTCAGGTTCTGGCGCGTTCTTTCGCTGAAGCCCTACAGGCTTCGATTAAAAAAGCCGATAAAGCTCACTAA
- a CDS encoding integrase domain-containing protein codes for MARQTRPLTNTEVKAAKADDKPVVLYDGDGLELLIKPTSNAKLWRFRYYKPTTKKRAMMAFGAYPTVSLADARRMRDETRQLLANGIDPLANRENERLRDEMTKGNTFQKVSADWYEVKKSQPLAENTIKDIWRSLEKYVFPFIGTLPITQLTARHFITALEPIQASGKLETVKRVSQRINEVMDYAVNSGLIPANPAAKIRKAFQTPVKTHMPTIRPEALPGLMKTLSVASIELQTRLLIEWQLLTVTRPAEAAETRWSEINFTDNTWTIPAGRMKMRREHVIPLPPQALAILDAMKPISGHREYLFPSSKDPKQPMNSQTANAALRRMGYKGVLVSHGLRAIFSTAANEEGFSPDVIEAALAHVDANEVRRAYNRSTYLEQRKVLMCWWGEFVESAATGKTLASEGVRGLRVVGE; via the coding sequence ATGGCACGACAAACCAGACCATTAACCAATACTGAAGTTAAAGCAGCTAAAGCGGACGACAAGCCAGTAGTGCTTTACGATGGTGACGGACTAGAGCTACTGATTAAACCCACCAGCAATGCAAAGCTCTGGCGTTTTCGCTACTACAAACCCACCACCAAAAAACGCGCTATGATGGCATTTGGTGCCTACCCTACTGTTTCTCTTGCGGATGCTCGACGCATGAGAGATGAAACACGCCAGCTATTGGCGAATGGTATCGATCCTCTCGCCAATCGTGAAAATGAACGTCTACGAGATGAAATGACCAAAGGCAACACTTTCCAGAAAGTCTCCGCTGATTGGTACGAAGTAAAGAAATCACAACCACTGGCCGAGAACACCATTAAAGATATCTGGCGTTCGTTGGAAAAATACGTGTTCCCGTTCATCGGAACCTTACCGATCACACAGCTTACCGCTCGTCACTTCATCACCGCACTGGAACCGATACAGGCCAGTGGCAAACTGGAAACCGTCAAACGGGTAAGTCAGCGAATTAACGAGGTGATGGATTATGCGGTTAACTCCGGGCTAATTCCTGCGAATCCTGCCGCCAAGATCCGCAAAGCATTTCAGACGCCGGTGAAAACTCATATGCCGACCATTCGGCCAGAGGCATTACCTGGCTTGATGAAAACGCTATCGGTCGCCAGCATTGAGTTACAGACCCGTTTATTGATTGAATGGCAGTTACTCACCGTTACCCGCCCCGCCGAAGCCGCTGAAACCCGCTGGAGCGAGATAAATTTTACAGATAACACCTGGACGATCCCCGCTGGCCGCATGAAGATGCGCCGTGAGCATGTTATTCCCCTCCCCCCGCAGGCATTAGCTATTCTGGACGCCATGAAGCCTATCAGCGGCCACCGGGAATACCTGTTTCCTTCCAGTAAAGACCCTAAGCAGCCGATGAACAGCCAGACCGCTAACGCCGCACTGCGCCGTATGGGTTACAAAGGCGTACTGGTATCTCACGGCCTACGCGCCATATTTAGTACAGCAGCCAATGAAGAAGGCTTCTCGCCAGACGTGATCGAAGCCGCCCTAGCTCACGTAGACGCCAACGAAGTACGCCGCGCCTATAACCGTTCCACCTATCTGGAACAGCGCAAGGTATTGATGTGCTGGTGGGGCGAGTTTGTGGAAAGCGCTGCTACTGGCAAGACGTTAGCATCTGAAGGGGTACGCGGTTTACGGGTGGTTGGGGAATAG
- a CDS encoding antA/AntB antirepressor family protein, with protein MTSKNNDLNGQGFAHPENSQSDIFSNDFAAIVPVISGRIGGNETSIVSAKALHIVLGVGRDFATWIKGRIEEYDFIDNVDFLTFDSPILVNQCIDSSLSDQKWKTGRGGDRRSKDYVLSLNMAKELAMVERNEQGRAVRRYFIQCEEALQHSVPEVAARFRRQLKARLTAANYFKPMCAALEIARSELGKKTLPHHYTTESNMIARLVLGGLTAKDWARVNGIAGEPRDSMSADQLEHLSYLEQTNITLIELGQDYHQRKAELTRLSQRWMAKRLGVNHA; from the coding sequence ATGACATCAAAAAATAATGACCTTAACGGTCAGGGATTCGCTCACCCTGAAAACAGCCAGAGCGATATTTTCAGTAATGACTTTGCCGCGATCGTCCCTGTTATTTCTGGTCGAATTGGGGGAAATGAAACCAGTATTGTGAGTGCCAAAGCATTACATATTGTGTTAGGTGTAGGGCGCGATTTTGCCACCTGGATTAAAGGCCGTATTGAAGAATATGACTTTATCGATAATGTTGATTTTTTGACCTTTGATTCCCCCATTCTGGTGAATCAATGTATCGATAGTAGCCTGTCAGACCAAAAATGGAAAACAGGCAGGGGTGGTGATCGCCGCAGCAAGGATTATGTGTTGTCACTAAACATGGCAAAAGAATTGGCAATGGTCGAGCGCAACGAGCAAGGCCGTGCCGTTCGTCGTTACTTCATTCAGTGCGAAGAAGCGCTACAGCATAGCGTACCGGAAGTGGCCGCACGTTTCCGCCGTCAGCTAAAAGCTCGTCTGACCGCTGCGAATTACTTCAAGCCGATGTGTGCCGCATTGGAAATCGCCCGCTCTGAACTGGGCAAAAAAACGCTACCGCACCACTACACCACCGAGAGCAACATGATCGCTCGCCTGGTATTGGGTGGCCTAACGGCAAAGGATTGGGCGCGGGTTAATGGTATTGCAGGAGAGCCACGCGACAGCATGAGCGCGGATCAGTTGGAACACCTTTCCTACCTTGAACAGACCAACATTACGCTGATCGAACTGGGGCAGGATTATCACCAACGAAAGGCTGAGTTAACCCGACTGTCTCAACGCTGGATGGCAAAACGTTTGGGGGTGAACCATGCGTAA
- a CDS encoding DUF1624 domain-containing protein, with product MSRDISQRLIAIDALRGLVMVLMLLDHVRETFYLHLQLADPIDVTSTDPMLFINRTLAHLCAPVFVILTGLSAALYHQKVQDRRQTALFLFQRGLILILLELTLINFAWTFQFPPQVIYLQVIWAIGMSMLALSALIWLPVGLVLIVGIVIVGGHNLLDPLQVSADSIWSIPWAILHDRGWIDISETFRMRTSYPVLPWVGVISLGYTAGALYRKEIFPLQRQKALLVLSGITLALFFVLRSINRYGEKPWQQSDVITQTLMSYFNITKYPPSLLFLCLTLGIGLYLLAVFERQQQKRWLVMLASFGAAPMFFYLLHLYVLKGMYLTAVAIWGKNQGEWFGFSAVWQLWVCTLVLMVVLFSPVRAFARLKARRRDIRWLKYF from the coding sequence ATGTCTCGTGATATCTCACAGCGACTGATCGCTATTGACGCTCTGCGCGGCCTGGTTATGGTGCTTATGCTACTAGACCATGTGCGGGAAACCTTTTATCTGCACCTGCAACTCGCCGATCCGATTGATGTAACCAGCACCGATCCTATGCTGTTCATCAACCGTACGCTGGCGCACCTGTGTGCCCCCGTGTTTGTCATTTTAACTGGCCTCTCTGCGGCGCTTTACCACCAGAAAGTGCAAGATCGCCGACAAACTGCCCTCTTTCTATTCCAGCGCGGCTTAATTCTTATCCTTCTTGAGCTCACGTTGATCAACTTTGCATGGACGTTCCAATTCCCGCCACAGGTCATCTATTTACAGGTAATCTGGGCAATCGGTATGAGCATGCTCGCTCTCAGCGCGCTCATCTGGCTCCCAGTCGGGCTGGTTTTGATAGTGGGCATCGTTATTGTGGGCGGACATAACCTGCTGGATCCTCTACAGGTTTCCGCAGACTCCATCTGGTCCATTCCCTGGGCGATTCTGCACGATCGCGGTTGGATAGACATCAGCGAAACCTTCCGTATGCGTACGTCATATCCGGTACTTCCCTGGGTTGGTGTCATTTCACTTGGCTATACGGCTGGCGCGTTATATCGAAAAGAGATATTTCCACTTCAGCGTCAGAAAGCCCTGCTCGTTCTGTCTGGGATCACGCTAGCACTGTTCTTCGTTCTGCGTAGTATCAATCGGTATGGCGAAAAGCCCTGGCAGCAGAGTGATGTCATCACGCAGACGCTCATGAGCTATTTCAACATCACAAAATACCCGCCATCGCTGCTGTTCCTCTGTCTGACGCTTGGCATCGGGCTTTACCTGCTTGCCGTATTCGAGCGTCAGCAGCAAAAGCGCTGGCTTGTGATGCTAGCGAGCTTCGGTGCAGCGCCGATGTTTTTCTATCTACTGCATCTGTATGTTTTAAAAGGTATGTATTTAACCGCTGTCGCGATATGGGGGAAAAATCAGGGAGAGTGGTTCGGCTTTTCCGCCGTCTGGCAATTGTGGGTGTGTACTCTGGTGCTGATGGTCGTGCTATTTTCGCCCGTTCGCGCGTTTGCCCGCCTAAAAGCACGCCGCAGAGACATCCGCTGGCTTAAATACTTTTAA